The DNA region GAACATCACGCTCCCGGTGTGCAGCGACCCGCCGGTGACGTACGGCCGGACCATGAGGTCCGGGATGACGTCGACGACGACGAACGAGACCGCGACGAAGGCGCCGACGAACACCCAGCCCGTCCCCTCGGTGAACGCGGTCGCGGCGAGGTAGATCGAGACGGGCACGTAGACGAGTTTCATCCCCACGACCGGGATCAGGCTGGCGATACCGGTCAGCAGGCCGACCAGGGCGGCGTACGGGACGGCGACCTCGGGGGGCGCGAAGACGTTGAGGACGCTGTAGGTGATCGCACCGACCGTCGCCGTGACGACGGCGTTGAGGATGTTGCCGGCGAAGATGAGTTCGAGGCTGTCGTCGACCTCGCGGGCGAACTCCTCGAAGACGGTCGGGCCGTCGTCGTCGAAGTCGGCCACCCAGGCGGCGAGCCGGTGGTCGTCGCGCAGCAGGTAGAAGGCGACGGCGAAGATGACGAACAGGTGGAGGAGCCCGGTCCCGAGAAAGCCCAGGTAGCTGGTCCCGCGGGAGAGCAACGGGCCGACCAGGTCCATCCCGCCGGCGCCCTCGAAGACGCCGCGGGGGTTCTCGACCGCCTGCGTGACGTTCAGGTAGGGGTCGGCGACCGCGATGTACTCGCCCAGGTCGGTCGTCCCGGCGAACTCCTGGAGCTCCTGGACGCCGATGGCCGTGGCGTACAGCAACAGTAGCACCGCCGGGAGCGCGAGCGTGACCAGCGCGAGCGCGGCCGAGACGGACCGCTGGCCCACCCGGTCGCGGATCTCCCCGTGGACCCGCCGCGTCGAGTAGTAGATGAACAGCGCGAACACGAAGGTACCGACGAACGAGTACAGCACCCACAGCAGGGCGAGCCCGAGCACTATCCCCACCGCCGCCCAGCCGATTCGCCCCCAGTCGGGGTCGAACTCGAACTCGACCATCGTCCGCGCAGTGGGTCGGATCGGGCATAAAACGGCCAGTCCGGTCACGGACCCGGCCGGGGTAACGCCCCGCTATTTATACGTGAGAACGGCATACGTCGGGCAGTGTTCGGAGTCGCGCAGTTGTCGTCGGTCCCGCTGGACCAGGAGGTGCTCCAGATCACGCTGGCGGGCGTGCTGGGCCTGTTCCTCGGGCTGGAGCGGGAGTGGTCGCACAAGTCCGCCGGCGTGCGGACGTTCTCGCTGATCAGTATGCTCGGCGCGGCGTTCACCGTGCTGGGCTCGACGCCGCTGGTAGTCGTCGGCGGCGCGCTCGTCATCGTCCAGGGGACGCTGCTGGCGGTCAGGGGGTTGCTTGCCGACGAGGCGGAAGACGAGGGGCTGTCGCTGACCACGTCGATGTCGATGCTGGTCGCCTACGCCGTGGGGACGCTCGTCGCCAGCGCCTACACCATCGAGGCGGTGACGGTGACGGTCTTCTCCGCACTCCTCCTCGTGCTCAAGCGGGAACTGCACAGCTTCGCCTGGGGGATGACCCGCACCGAACTCCGGTCGGCCGCGGAGTTCGCCATCCTCGCGTTCGTCGTCTACCCGCTGTTGCCCGCCCGGAGCTACGAGGTCGGCGCCGCCGACCTGATGGTCGAGGTCGAACCCCGGGTCATCTGGCTGATGGTCGTCACCGTCGCGGCCATCGGCATCGTCAACTACGCCATCGTCCAGACCTACGGG from Halosimplex halophilum includes:
- a CDS encoding AI-2E family transporter: MVEFEFDPDWGRIGWAAVGIVLGLALLWVLYSFVGTFVFALFIYYSTRRVHGEIRDRVGQRSVSAALALVTLALPAVLLLLYATAIGVQELQEFAGTTDLGEYIAVADPYLNVTQAVENPRGVFEGAGGMDLVGPLLSRGTSYLGFLGTGLLHLFVIFAVAFYLLRDDHRLAAWVADFDDDGPTVFEEFAREVDDSLELIFAGNILNAVVTATVGAITYSVLNVFAPPEVAVPYAALVGLLTGIASLIPVVGMKLVYVPVSIYLAATAFTEGTGWVFVGAFVAVSFVVVDVIPDLMVRPYVTGGSLHTGSVMFAYILGPLLFGWYGLFLGPMILVFLTHFGGVVVPALLGRDRPDEGDGAAADGSATEDESGDGVTRDADAAAGGSPPTDDEATTPGGEAAGSDDGPDASGDTSRGDP